A genome region from Bufo gargarizans isolate SCDJY-AF-19 chromosome 2, ASM1485885v1, whole genome shotgun sequence includes the following:
- the LOC122929283 gene encoding olfactory receptor 1468-like → MKSISKETSATNLTVVTEFLLLGFQSSQLLRNLLFLLFLVVFVATICGNLLIIILVSTSKNLHTPMYFFISQLSISDIILSTNIVPNLLHILLNNGGTISFIGCMTQFYFFVGTDEFECLLLAVMSYDRYVAICNPLRYSSVMTNIFCVTSIISSWLIGNFCSFIITITSSKLNFCGSNIIDHLFCDLVPLLDLSCSDTFSVHLEIFVLGPPSIMFPTLIIVVSYIYIVISVLRIPSSTGRQKAFSTCGSHLIVVSIFYWTIFSVYVFPKREKTWVSSKILSLLYTVFTPFANPIIYSLRNKDIKKAVQQTLHRIHRAIRSQLKPNLFPEYLQQELVEAKERHLKTKTALQLVLNTDEWNQYDANCTQFLEKICMGMKRS, encoded by the exons ATGAAAAGTATTTCCAAGGAGACATCTGCT ACAAATCTGACTGTGGTCACAGAGTTTCTCCTTTTAGGATTTCAAAGCAGTCAACTTTTGAGAAATCTTCTATTTCTTCTGTTTCTTGTTGTTTTTGTTGCCACAATATGTGGAAACCTCCTGATCATCATCCTGGTGTCCACCAGCAAGAACCTCCACACCCCAATGTACTTCTTCATCTCACAACtgtccatcagtgacatcatattaTCCACAAATATTGTCCCCAACCTGCTCCACATCCTACTGAATAATGGAGGAACCATCAGTTTTATTGGTTGTATgactcagttttatttttttgttggcaCAGATGAATTTGAATGTCTTCTTCTCGCTGTGATgtcttatgacagatatgtggccATCTGTAATCCCCTCCGTTACTCCTCCGTCATGACAAATATATTTTGTGTTACTTCAATCATTAGTAGTTGGTTGATAGGCAATTTTTGTTCATTCATTATTACGATAACATCATCAAAACTAAATTTCTGTGGGTCAAATATCATCGACCATTTATTCTGTGACCTTGTCCCCTTACTAGACCTGTCCTGTTCTGACACCTTCTCTGTTCACTTGGAGATTTTTGTTTTGGGACCTCCATCTATAATGTTCCCAACCTTAATCATTGTAGTGTCATATATTTACATTGTGATTTCAGTCCTAAGGATCCCATCCAGTACTGGTAGacagaaagccttctccacctgtgGCTCCCACCTCATTGTGGTCTCCATTTTTTACTGGACAATATTTAGTGTTTATGTTTTTCCTAAGAGAGAAAAAACTTGGGTCAGTAGTAAAATCCTCTCTCTGCTGTATACCGTATTTACTCCATTTGCTAACCCCATTATATACAGTCTGAGGAATAAAGACATAAAGAAAGCCGTACAGCAAACATTAC ATAGAATCCATAGGGCAATTCGCTCACAATTGAAACCAAACCTATTCCCTG AATATTTGCAACAGGAATTGGTGGAAGCGAAGGAGAGACACCTGAAAACTAAAACCGCACTTCAGTTAGTACTCAACACAGATGAATGGAACCAGTATGATGCCAATTGCACCCAGTTTCTGGAAAAAATTTGTATGGGGATGAAGAGGTCATAA